A window of Plantibacter sp. PA-3-X8 genomic DNA:
CGCTGCGCCTGACCAACCTGGCGACCGCCCGGCTCGACATGCGCCTGCACTTCCTGCGGGTCTCCGAGGACGGGGCGATCTCGAAGGCCTATGAGAACGATGCGCTGCCGCTGCCCGTCGACGTGACGGGCGCGGTGGAGGGCCAGATCGTGTGCCGGAAGTGGAGCGCGCGGAACGCCTTCGCGCGGACGAACCGCACCACGGAGCTCTACCAGTACACCGACACCCCGGCCGGTACCTTCTGGTGCGCGACGCAGACCGGCACGACCGAGGCCGGGGAGTTCTCGATCTCGGTCGGCGTGCCCTGGGGCGAGGCGAAATGGTTCCGCGGACGGGAGACCACGACGCGTGCGGTCTCCACCTGCCCGGACCCGACCTGCTGCCGTCGTCCACCGTCGGACCTCGCCGACAAGTGGCGGGAGCAGGCCTGGCCGAGCGCCCGGTTGCACACCCACATCCTCTCCCCGCTGCCGAGCGGCACCTTCCCCGGCGTCGACGACTCCGAGGTCTACGACTTCCTCGAGCGTCACGCGGCGGGCTGATCGCTGGGGGCGGCGACGCCGTCGTGTGTTCCCGGGGTGCTGCAGAACGCCCAGGCCGGGAGGTGCCCCTGGCGGATCAGCGAACCGACGGTCGCCGCCAGCGGGTGGTCCAGCTCCTCGTCGATCAGCTCGGTGAGGAAGGCGGCCGCGCGCGTGCTCTGACCGAGCGCCCACGACAGCCAGGCGAGCATGGCGAGCGGCGCGACGCGTGCTGGCTCCGACGCTCGCGCCGCGACGCCGAGGAGCAGGCTGCTCGCCGCACGGATGCGCTGGACGTCGGGATGCGGTCCGTCGCCGACCAGCAGGTGGGCGACCCGGTGGAACACCTCCGGGTCGTCCGTCCCGACCGGCAGATGCCCGTACGCGCGTTCGGCGTCGTCGAGTTCCTCGCCCAGCTCGCGCCCGAACGCCCACTGCATGAGTGCGAGATCGCTCGCCCACGGGCGTGACAGGCTCAGCAACAGGAAGGCCACTTCCCGAGCGGTCATCGCATCGACGCCGCGGGCGAGCGCGTCCTCGAAGACCGCAGGAAGGCCGTCGAGTCGTTCCACGGCGTCTCCGACGTCGATCCGCCAGGTCGTGCGCGCGTGATCGGCGGCCGCGTCGAGCATGGAGGCCAGTCGAGCGCAGAGCACCCGGTACTCGAGGTCGACGGCTGCGAACGTCGCCACGTCCACCCGCGGGACCTCGGTCGTGACGAGCTCCCAGGGGAGCGGTGGGACCGGCGGGACCGCCGCCGAGGCCACGATCCCCGGCGAGCGCCCTCCGGCGGGGAGTGCAGGGTCGAGGTAGGAGCCCCAGCCGTCAGCGGCCGAGCAGAGCGCGTCTTTGACCATGAACCCCTGTGCGCTCGCCAGCTCGAGGACAGCGTCGGCGATGGTCCTGCCCGGCGGCTCCGCCCCTGCTCCGAACGCGTCGTCCGTGTAGACCACGGGCACGATGGCGTCGACACCCGGGGCCCGGCAGGCGAATCCGAGGGCGCGCTCCGCGGCGGCGTCCGCCACCTGCCGGTCGACGTCCGTTCCGGCCGGCAGGTGCACCTGGAGTGCGCCGCGGCTGTGACGGCCCGCGAACAGGACGACGACGAGACTCGATCTCGGAGTGCTTCCGACGAGTCCGGGGATGAGGGCGAGGAGGTCTTCGGCCGCATTGGCCTGCACGATGTGGGTCATGGAGCAAGCCTTGATCGAACCCGGGTCCGACTGTCCGGCAGGCATCACGCATGTGGAGCGGATGCTGTCGCGGCCGCACTGTGCAGCGCGGTCACCGCGGAGTAGAGTGTGCTCGTCAGACTCCGCAACACGGGGGTCGTTGCTCGAAAAAAGGGCGATAGCGCGGCCAGCACCGGCGAGACACACACGGAATCCCATCCGTCCACGTTCTCGAAGGTCTCCCATGTCCGAACACGCTTCGTCGACCGTTCTCACGTCGATCCGCTCCTCCACCGTCTCCGCCCGGGTGGCACAGGCACTCAGCCGCCATGTCTCCGAGGTGTTCGGCGTCATGGGCAACGGCAACGCGCACCTCCTCGACGCCCTCGCCTCGACCACGACCCGCTTCACCGCCATGCGGCACGAGGCCGGCGGTGTCGCCGCAGCCGACGCCTACGCCCGCGCGGGCGGCGGTCTCGCTGCCGCGACCGCGACCTACGGAGCCGGATTCACCAACACCCTGACACCCCTCGCGGAGGCGGTGATGGCCCAGATCCCGCTGGTCCTCGTCGTCGGTGACGCCCCGACCACCGGTACCCGCCCCTGGGACGTCGACCAGTTCCAGATCGCCGCCGGGCTCGGTGCCCCCACCTTCACCGTCGGTCGTGACGACGCCACCGCGACCACGCTGCGGGCCATCGAGCACGCCGTCCACCGCCGGACCGCGGTCGTGCTCGCGATCCCCTACGACCTCGCCGCCGTGGCGTCCGACGAGCCGCTGCGGGCGGACGGGACACCACACCACCCGGCGCTCGTCCGGCCGTCCCGCGTGGAGCCCGTCGCACGGCGCCTGGACACCGCCGCCGCCGCCCTGCGCAGCGCACACCGTCCGCTCATCCTGGCCGGGCGTGGAGCCTGGCTGGCCGACGCCGGACCCGTCCTCGGCGAGCTCGCCGAGCGGCTCGACGCCCACACCGCCACCACAGCGCTCGGACGCGGGCTCTTCGGTTCCAGCCCCCGTGATCTCGGGGTGGCCGGCGGCTTCGCGACGGAGCACGCCGCGACACGCATCGCCGAAGCGGACGTCGTGCTCGTCGTCGGCGCCGGCCTCAACCAGTTCACGATGCGGTTCGGCGAGGCCTTCTCCGCCGACGCGCACGTCATCCAGGTCGACCTCGCCGACGCCCCGACGAACGCCAGGGTCGACGAGCTCATCCACGGTGACGCGGCCCTCGCAGCCGCAGGTCTCCTGGAACGGCTCTCCGACGGCGCGGGGTCCGGATGGGTCGCGTCGGCCGGCCGCGCCCGCCCAGCACCGCACCTCGACCGCGACCTGGGTGACGGTTCGACCGGCGACGGGCTGTGCGCGGACGGGCGCCTCGACCCACGAAGCCTCGCGCACCGACTGGACGAGCTGCTCCCGGCCGACCGCACGGTCGTGCAGGACGGCGGCCACTTCATCGGCTGGGCGCCGATGTACTTCGACATCCCCTCCCCCGATCGCCTCGTCATGGTCGGGACGGCGTACCAGTCGATCGGACTCGGGTTCCCGAGCGCCGTCGGTGCCGCGGCGGCCGGGCACACGGGCACCACCGTCCTGTGCACCGGCGACGGCGGCGGCCTCATGGCGCTCCCCGACCTCGACACCGTCATCCGCACGGTGCCGAGCGGCGTGATCGTGGTCTTCAACGACGCGGCCTACGGAGCGGAGGTCCACCAGTACGGCTCGCGTGGACTCGACCAGACCCCGATGCTCATCGACGAGGTCGACTTCGCCGCCCTCGCGCGCGCCTTGGGGGGCCAGGGCGTGACGGTCGACACGCTCGCGGCCCTCGACGGACTCACCGACTGGGTCCACGCCGGGGCGCAGGGCGTCCTCCTGCTCGACTGCCGCATCTCCACGAGCGTCGTCGCCCCGTACCTCTCCGAGATGATGCAGCAGGGACCACGACCGGTCGCCGTCGACTGAGCCTGTGCGGCGCCACCGCGGGTATCGTTGACGGGTGCTTCCTCAGCCTGCCCCGACCGCACCCACCTACGTCATGTCGACGGACGGTATCCGGGTAGCGACGTACCTCCACGAACCGGCTCCGGGCACAGGCGACCTCGGCACGATCATCGCAGTGCACGGCTTCGCCTCGAGCGCCGGACTCAACTGGGACCTCGCCGGG
This region includes:
- a CDS encoding DUF4192 family protein encodes the protein MTHIVQANAAEDLLALIPGLVGSTPRSSLVVVLFAGRHSRGALQVHLPAGTDVDRQVADAAAERALGFACRAPGVDAIVPVVYTDDAFGAGAEPPGRTIADAVLELASAQGFMVKDALCSAADGWGSYLDPALPAGGRSPGIVASAAVPPVPPLPWELVTTEVPRVDVATFAAVDLEYRVLCARLASMLDAAADHARTTWRIDVGDAVERLDGLPAVFEDALARGVDAMTAREVAFLLLSLSRPWASDLALMQWAFGRELGEELDDAERAYGHLPVGTDDPEVFHRVAHLLVGDGPHPDVQRIRAASSLLLGVAARASEPARVAPLAMLAWLSWALGQSTRAAAFLTELIDEELDHPLAATVGSLIRQGHLPAWAFCSTPGTHDGVAAPSDQPAA
- a CDS encoding thiamine pyrophosphate-binding protein, which translates into the protein MSEHASSTVLTSIRSSTVSARVAQALSRHVSEVFGVMGNGNAHLLDALASTTTRFTAMRHEAGGVAAADAYARAGGGLAAATATYGAGFTNTLTPLAEAVMAQIPLVLVVGDAPTTGTRPWDVDQFQIAAGLGAPTFTVGRDDATATTLRAIEHAVHRRTAVVLAIPYDLAAVASDEPLRADGTPHHPALVRPSRVEPVARRLDTAAAALRSAHRPLILAGRGAWLADAGPVLGELAERLDAHTATTALGRGLFGSSPRDLGVAGGFATEHAATRIAEADVVLVVGAGLNQFTMRFGEAFSADAHVIQVDLADAPTNARVDELIHGDAALAAAGLLERLSDGAGSGWVASAGRARPAPHLDRDLGDGSTGDGLCADGRLDPRSLAHRLDELLPADRTVVQDGGHFIGWAPMYFDIPSPDRLVMVGTAYQSIGLGFPSAVGAAAAGHTGTTVLCTGDGGGLMALPDLDTVIRTVPSGVIVVFNDAAYGAEVHQYGSRGLDQTPMLIDEVDFAALARALGGQGVTVDTLAALDGLTDWVHAGAQGVLLLDCRISTSVVAPYLSEMMQQGPRPVAVD